A window of Streptomyces profundus genomic DNA:
GTCGGTGGGCAGCCGGGCCAGCAACTCGGCGTCCAGCAGGCCGGGCCCCGGCGGGATCGGCGCCGGAGCCGTGCCGGCCTCGCCGACCAGCGGCGAGTGGCAGCCGCAGGACCGCCGCACGGCAAGGGTCCCCGGTACCACCCGGCGCGCCGGCGGCACCGTGCCCCGCAGCCGCGCCAGCAGCGTGTCGACGGCCAGCTCGCCCAACTCGGCGAACGGCAGCGCCACGCTGGTCAGCGGCGGATCGCTGACCCTGGCCTCCACCGAGTCGTTGAAGCTGATCAACGCCACCTCGTCCGGCACCCGCACGCCCCGCTCGGTGAGGAAGCGCAGCGCGTCGGCGGCCAGCGCGTCGCTGCACGCGACCACCGCGTCGAAGTCCCGTCCCGGGCGCAGCCCGCGCACCTCGATCAGCACCCGCATCGCCGAGGCGCCGGCGCCGTCCGCGTAGTCCAACGAGGCGGCGATCAGCGAACGGTCCTCCGGGATGCGGTGGCGGCGCAGCGCGTCCAGATAGGCGCGGGAGCGGTCCAGCGCCACCGGATTGGTCAACGGGCCCCGGATGCACGCCAGTCGACGCCGGCCGTGGTCGGTGACCAGATGGCTGACGGCCTTCCGCATGCCCGCGTGGCTGTCCAGCAGCAGCGTCTCGTGATGCTCAAGGGCGCGGTTCAGGCTGACCACGGGAAGCCCGTCGAGCCGGCGCACCAGCCGCGCCGCGCGCCCCCCGCGCGCCGGCAGGCCCAGGGTCGAAGTCCAGCAGATCACGCCGTCCAACTCACCCTCGTCCAGCAGCTCGTAGAGCGCGTTGCGGGGCGCGCCGCTCTCCCGGATCGCGTCGCCGGGGAAGCAGACCAGATTGGCTCCCGTCCGCTCGGCCGCCGCCCGCACCCCGGACCACAGGGGCGCCCCCACGCCCAGATGGATGTTCGCTGTGACCAGCCCCAACAGCGGTCGGTCGGGGCGGTCGCGGGGTGCCGGTGACACCCCTGGCCCGCGTTCCACCATGGCGGCAGCCTCGCTTCTCGGCAACGCTCGGCGGCAACGCCAGCGGCGTGCCGCGCCACCTCGGCGGCGCCGCCGAGGTGGCGAGGACGATAGCGCCGCGTCGGCACGCCGACAAGGCCGGCGTCACGGCACCCTTCACCGTGACACCGGCCCGTCGACTCGCGCTCGGGCGCCCGCGGTTACAGCTGGCCCACCCCGGCCCCGCCGGTCACGATGGACTTGACGTCAGCGGCCGAGTCGGGCGAGTAGCCGTAGGGGATGCCGGACACCGAACCGCCGGCCTCCCCGCTGCCCGAGTTCACGAAGTGGTTGTCCCTGGCCACGATGGATCCGGGACCCGAGGCCGCCTCGCCCAGGTGGAACGGGTCGTCGGTGTTCTCGAAGTAGTTGGCCTCCACCAGCACGCCGGCGTCCTCGGTCGAGGCGACGCCATAGGAGCCGATGTTGTTGTAGTAGTTGTTGTAGACGTGGACCGGGTCGCCGAACCGCACCCGCGGGTTGCGCTGGTTGACGCCGTCGAACCAGTTGTGGTGGTACGTGACGTTCAACTTCCCGATGTCCTCGGACCCGTTGTCGTCCGAGTGCCCCAACAGCATGTTCTTGTCGGAGTCGTAGGTGTGGTTCCACGACACCGTGATGCCGGTCGACGCCCGCTTGATGTCCAGCGCGCCGTCGTTGGGGTTGGTGAAGTCGTTGTGGTCGATCCACACGTTGGTGCTGTACTCGACGTTGATCCCGTCGTCGTTCGAGTTGGCGAACCTGAGGTTCTGCACGATCACGTTGTCGGCCTGGCGGATGTTCAGACCGCTGCCCTGGATCGTGGCGCCCGACCCGGCGCCGACGATCGACTTGTCCGACGAGACCCGGACCATCGAGCTGACCGAGATCGTGCCGTTGACCTCGATCTGCAACGGTCCGTCGCTGTTGGCGGCGTCGATCAGCTGGTCCGCGGTGGACACGGAGACCACGTCGCCGCCGGCTCCGCCGGTGGCACCGGCGCCGAACCCGGTCGGCGACCCGACGACGAGGGGGGAGACGTCGGCCGGCTCGTTGGCGGTACCCGTCGCGGCGGTCAACCCGCCGATGGTCGCCACGGCGGCCGTGACCGCGACCGCGCTGGCCAGCTTGAATCGTGCGCTCGTCCTGCGCATGAGATTCTCCGTCCGGTTTGTGGGGGGTGTAACTGGAGGGACCTTGCCGCGCGGCCTGGCAACGCCTCGATGCTATGGGGGGAGTTGTGGACGATGACGGTGCGCGTGTGGACTATCACGACGCCCCTGGCCCTGCCGGCCGGGCCGGCGGTCGTTCGCGCTGGTGGGGGGTGGTTTGTCGGGCGGCTGTCAGTGGCGTGGGTGACACTGGGGAGATGTGCAGGAGTATCAAGACCCTTCGGGCCCCGGTCACCCCTGATGTGCGGGATGAGGACATCCGGGCGGCGGCCCTTCAGTACGTTCGCAAGGTCAGCGGGTTCAGGGCGCCGGCGGCGCACAACCAGGCGGTTTTCGATCAGGCCGTCGCGGACGTCACCGCCGCCACCCAGCATCTGCTGGCGCATCTGGAGGTGCGCGGCTCGGGTGGTGGGGCTTCGCGGGAGTGAACGTCGTTAGGCCCTTCGTGGGGCGGATAGCCGGCCCGGCCGAGCGCACCCTGCTGGTGATCCACGGCGGCCCCGACTGGGACCACGGCTATCTGCTCGATCCGCTGCGGGAGTGGGCGGGCGAGCGCCAGGTGCTCCTTCCCGACCTGCGGGGATGTGGCCGTTCGCCCGGAGGGCTGCCCCCGGAGCAGTACACGCCTGACGCCGTCGTCCTGGATCTGCTGGCGCTGCTCGACAGCCTCCCGGTCGAGCAGGTCGACCTGCTCGGGTTCTCCTATGGCGGGTTGCTCGCGCAGCGGCTCGCGCTGGCCGCGCCCGAGCGTTTCCGCTGTCTTGTGGTGGCCTCCTCCAGCGTGCTGCCGGTGCCGGCGGACGCCTGGGACGACTGGCCGGAGCGGGCCGCCCTGCGGGCGGCCGAGGCGCGGGTGTGGGCGGAGGGGCGCTGGGACGGGCCGGCGTTGACGCGGGCCGCCGCGCTGGCCGGGGCGCCGGCCAACGTCTGGCGGGCGGAGGCGCTGCCGCGCTATCGGGAGGTGCTGGCGCGGGTGCGGTTCACGGCCGAGTGGCTCGGCCCGTTCCGGGCCGGCCTGCTGCCGCCGGCCCGTCCGGACGACGCGGCCCGCCGGCTGGCCGCGAGCGGTCCCCCGGTGCGGCTGCTGCACGGCCGGCAGGACATGGTCTTCCCCGCCGCGCTCGCCGAGGAGGCCGCCCGGCTGATTCCGGGCGCCCGGGTGGCGATCCTCGACGAGGCGGGGCACATGGCCCACATAGACCAGCCGGCGGCCTGGTTGGCCGCCCTGTCCCAGCACCTCTCCTGAGGCCGGGGAGCCCCGCCGTCGGCGGCGCTCCCGCCCGGAGGGCTACAGGGCGGCGAGTTCGTCCGTCAGGTCGTCGAGGCCGAGGGAGCCGAGCGAGAGCGCGGCCATATGCCAGGACTTGGCGTCGAACGCGGCGCCGGCGCGGCGCCTGGCCGCTTCGCGGCCGGCGAGCCAGGCCCGTTCGCCCAGCTTGTAGCTGATGGCCTGGCCGGGGAGGCCGAGGTAGCGGACGATCTCGGAGTCGGTGAACGACGCGGCGCATCCGGTGTACCGGGCGAAGAACTCGGTCGCCAGCTCCGGCGTCCATCGCTCGCCCGGGTGGAAGCTCTCGCCGGCCGGTATCCGCAGCCCCAGGTGCATCCCGATGTCCACGATCACCCGCACCGAGCGCATCATCTGGGCGGAGAGGTAGCCAAGACGGTGGGCCGGGTCGGCGAGGAAGCCCAGCTCGTCCATCAGGCGTTCCGCGTAGAGCGCCCAGCCCTCGGTGGTGGCGCTCACCGAGCCCAGGCTGGCCTGGAACTTGGAGAGCCGGTCCGCCACATACACCCACTGGGCGAGCTGGAGATGGTGTCCCGGGACTCCCTCGTGGTACCAGATGGAGACCAACTGCCAGGTGGGGAAGCTGGTTTCGCCCCTGGTGGGCAGCCAGGTGCGGCCCGGCCTGGCGAAGTCGAGGGAGGGGCGGGTGTAGTAGGGCGCCGCCGCGCTGCCCGGGGGCGCGATCATGGACTCGACGCGGCGCACCGGCTCGGCCAGATCCACATGGGTGCCGTCGAGCTCGCCGATCGCGCGGTCCATCAGCGCCTGTAGCCAGTCGCGGATCCGGTCCACGCCCTCGACGACCTCGCCGTTCCTGTCCAGGTGCCGCATCACGGCCAGGGTGGACTCGCCGGGCAGGATCCGCTCGGCGACGTGGCGCATCTCCTCGCGCAGCCGGTGGAACTCGGACCAGCCGTAGGCGTACGCGTCGTCCAGGTCCAGTTGGGCGCCCGTCCAGCTGCGCGCGCCCCGCAGGTAGCGTTCGCGCCCCACGGCGTCCGGGGTGCCCTCGGCGGCCGGGACATAGGTGTCGGTGAGGAAGCGGCGGACGCCGTCGAGGGCCGCGTCGACCTCGGTTGCGGCGCGGTCGAGTTCGGGGCGCAGCGCCTCGGGCCCCCCGGCGGCGAACGTCCCGTACCAGTCGCTGTCGAGCCACTCGCCGAGCTGCCCGGCGAGGACCAGCGCCTGGCGGGGGGCGACGGTGAGCCCCCGGTCGATGCCGGCGGTCAGCCCCTCGGTGTAACGGGTCAGCGCGGCCGGGGTGTTGCGCAGGCGGCGCGCGATCACGGCCCAGTCGTCGGCCGTCTCGGTCGGCATCTGGAGCAGTGTCGAGCGCAGCTGGGAGACGGGGGAGAAGAGGTTGCGCACCTGGCGCAGGTCGTCGCCCGCGTCGTGCAGGTCCAGTGCCGCGGTGAGCCGCTCGCGCAGCAGCCGGGCCGCTCTGCGCTCGCCCTCGGGGAGCTGTTCGGAGCCACCCGCGGCGGCCTCTGCCGCGTCCAACTCCCCGAGGGTGGCGCGCTGGGCGTCGGCCACCGCGTCGAGCCCCTCGGGGGAGAAGTCGGGCAAGGCGTCCTGGCCGGGGCGGATGCCCAGACTGGAGCCGACGCTGGGGTCGAGGTCGGCGAGCGTCTCTACATAGGCGTCCGCGATGATCCGCGGGGTGGAATGCGACATTGTGTCATCCTCATACAACACAGGACGCAACGGAAGGCACATGTGTTCGATCAGTTGATCGGTCGGGAGCACGCCGCGGCTGTGTTGCGGGCCGAGATCGCCAGGGCCGGGAGCAGCCACGGCGGTCTGGTGCTGGTCGCCGGCGAGGCGGGGATCGGCAAGACGACACTGGTCACCGGCGCGGCCAGGGAGGCGGGCCAGGAGGGTTTCCTGGTGCTGGGCGGCGCCTGTTGGGACGCGGACAACGCGCCGGGCTACTGGCCCTGGACGCAGGTGGTGCGGGCGCTGCGCAGGGCCGCGAGCGCCGAGGAGTGGACGGCGATCGAGGAGGCGGCCGGGCCCGAGCTGGACGCGCTGTTGACCGAGGCCAGGCTGCCGGCCGAGCTGGACGCCGAGGACGACGATCCGGACGGCTTCGCGCTGTCGGACGCGGTGACGACGGCGCTGGTCACCGTCTCCCAGCGGCGGCCCGTGCTGGTGGTGCTCGACGATCTGCACTGGGCGGACAGCGCCTCGCTGCGGCTCCTCCGGTTCGCGGCCCAACACACCTGGTTCGAACGGGTGTTGCTGGTGGCGACCTATCGGGACGCGGAGGTGGACCCGAGCGCGGACGAGCAGCTGGGGCATCCGCTGTGGGACACCATGACGCCGCTGCTCAGCAAGGCGACCACGCTGGTGCTGACCGGTCTCGGGCCGGACGAGGTGGCCACGCTGATCAGTCGCACGGTCGGCAGGGAGGCCGAGCCGACCCTCGTCGCCGAGGTGCACCGACGCACCGGCGGCAACCCGTTCTTCGTGGAGCAGACCGCCAGGCTCTGGCACAGCGGGGGCGCGGTGACCAGCATTCCGCCCGGCGTGCGCGACGCCGTGCGCCGGCGCGTGGGGCTGCTGCCGCCCGCCGTGGTGACGATGTTGGCGCAGGCCGCCGTGTTGGGCCGGGAGTTCCACCGGCAGGTGCTGGCGGCCAGCCTCGCCACCCCGGCGGCGCGCGCCGACCGGCTGTTGGAGGCGGCCGTCACCGCTCGTCTCGTGGTGCAGCGCGGGGCCGGCCGGTTCGCGTTCGCACACGATCTGGTGCGGGAGACGCTCTACGAGGCGCTGGACGCCGACGAGTCGCGTCGGCGGCACGCGGCCGTGGTCCGCGCGCTGGACCAGCAGCCGGCGCTCGCCGAGCGGGTGGTCCCCGCCGATCTCGCCCGGCACGCCCATCTGGCCGGCGACGAGGTGGCTCCCGCGCACGCCCTGACCCTGCTGAGCGCGGCGGCGAGGGAGGCCACCGCCCGGCTGGCGTTCGACGAGGCCAACGGCCACCGGCGGCGCGCCTACGAGCTGACGGGCGCCGTCGACCCGCGCCGGCGGGTGGTGCTCGGCCTTGAGCTGGCGGAGGGACTGCTCCAGGCGGACCGGTGGGACGAGGCCTGGTCGTACTTCCAGAAGGTGATCGACGAGGCCAGGGCGGTCGATGACGCCATGCTGCTGGCGCGGCTGGCGCTGACGCTGCACCAGTCGCGGGCGGCCAGGCGCGATCCGGTGGCTGGGCTGCTGCCCTCGCTGCTGACGGAGACCCACCGCAGGCTGCTGCCCGGCGACCCGCCCGCGCCCGACGATCCGGCCGACCCGGCGACCCAGGACCGGCTGGCCCGCGCCCTGGCGGTGCGGGTCGCCGTGTTGGCCCGGCGGGGACAGGACGACGACGCGTTGGCGTTCGGCCTGAGCGCCCGGCACGAGGCGATCTGGGGCCCCGGCTCGGCGGCCGAACGCGCCACGCTCACCCAGGAGATGATCACCGTGGGGCGCCGCTCGGGGGACGTGGAGCTGGAGCACTTCGCGCGCTCCCTGCGCTGGGTGGCGCTGCTGGAGCTGGGCGATCCCGAGTACCTGCGGGAGCTGGGCGCCTTCCAGGGGATCGTGCGGCGGGAGGCCCAGCCGCAGTACCAGCTGTCGGGCCGGATCGACCTGGCCATCGTGCGGACGTTGCAGGGCGAGTTCGCCGAGTCCCAGGAGCTGGAGGCGGCGGCCGGCGCGCTGGTCGCCGAGATGCCGAGGAACCGCTGGTACGAGCGGTTCATCCAGCATCTGCGCTGGTCGCGGCTGATGCTCAGGGGCAGGTTCAGGGAGTTGGACGAGCTGCTCGGCGAGCTGCCCTCGACGGGCTATCCCCATCTCGAACTGCTGGAGGGCGTGACGGCCGCGCAGCGCGGGGACGCCGAGACGGTCTGCCGGGTGCTGGCAGCCGCTGACGGCGGCGAGCGCTATCCGCGCCATATGCGGTGGCTCTGGCTGCGCTTCCTCGCCCAGGGCACCGCGCTGTTGGGCGACCGGGAGCGCTGCCTCCAGGCGCGCCGCGAGGTGGCCCCGTTCGCCGACCAGTGGTCGGTCTCCCTCTACGGCTTCGACGTCAGCGGTCCGGTGGCGCTCTGGATCGCCGAGCTGGACGCCGCGCTGGGCGACTGGGGGCGCGCCGTCGACGGCTTCGCCAGGGCGGCGCTCTCCGCCGACTGGCTGCGGGCCAGGCCGTGGGCGGCCGAGGCCAGGGTGCGGCAGGCCGAGGCGCTGCTGGCCAGGAACGAGCCGGACGACCGGGCCGAGGCGACGGAGCTGCTGCGGGTGGTGGCCGACGAGGCCGAGGCGCTGGGGCTCGAACAGGTCGCGGAGCGGGTGATGGCGGCCAGGGAGGGCCGCGCCGGGGTGGAGCGCCGCGCCGCGGCCGAGGCGGAGTTCCGGTTCGAGGGGACGGTCTGGACGCTGCGCTTCGCCGGCCGGACGGTGCGGCTGCCGGATGCCAAGGGGCTGCGCGACCTGCGGGAGCTGCTGGCCAGGCCGGGCTCGGACATCTCCGCCGTCCGGCTGCTCAACCCGGCGGGCGGCGAGACGCTGGCCGCCGCGCGTTCGCTGGGCGGCGATCCGGTGTTGGACGACACGGCCAAGGCCGCCTACCGGCGCCGGCTCACCCAGCTCGACGCCGAGATCGACCGGGCCGCCGAACGCGGCGACGAGGCGGCGGCCACCGCCCTGGGCGACGAACGGGCGGCGCTGCTCGACGAGTTGCGGGTGGCGGCCGGCCTCGGCGGGCGCACCAGGCGGCTGGGCGACGAGGCCGAGCGGGCCAGGAAGACCGTCACCGCGCGGATCAGGGACACCCTGCGGCGGCTGGACGACAAGCACCCGGAGCTGGCCGCGCACCTGCGGGCCGCCGTCGCCACCGGAGCCACCTGCGGCTACCACCCGAAGGACGGCGTCGCCTGGCGGCTGTGATCCGGTGGCGGCCGACGGCCCGCACGGCCCCCGTGCCCCCCGTTCCCCCGTGGCCGGTGGCTACTTGCGGTTGTAGAGCCGCATGGTCAGCGTCCCGAAGACCCCGATCAGCAGCGCGGTGGCGACCGCCACCCAGGCCAGCTCGCCCATCTCGACGTTCCCGTCCATCAGACCGCGCACGGCGGCCACCACGTGGGTGATCGGGTTGACGTCGACAAAGCCCTGGAGCCAGCCCGGCATGGTGTCGGGCGAGACCATGATGTTGCTGAGGAAGCTGGCCGGGAACAGCACCATCATGCTGACCCCCATCACCGACTTCTCCGAGCGGAGCAGCAGGCCGAACATGGTCCACACCCAGGAGAAGGCGAAGGAGAAGCCGACCAGCAGCAGGATGCCGAGCACCACGCCGACCGGGCCGCCGTCAGGCCGGTAGCCCAGGACGAGACCCAGCGCGAGGATGACCACCGAGGCCAGGCTGTACCGCAGCACATCGCCCAGCAGATAGCCGACCATCGCCGAGGGACGCCACACCGGCAGGGTGCGGAAGCGGTCGAAGACCCCCTTGGCGATATCGGTGTTGACCGCGACGCCGGTGTACATGGTGGTCATCACCACGCTCATCACCATGATCCCGGGCAGCAGGAACTGGAGGTACTCGCTGGTCGAGCCCGCCAGCGCACCACCGAACAGGTAGGTGAACATCAGCGTCATCATGATCGGGAAGATCGTCACGTCGATCAGCTGTTCGGGGACATGCTTGATCTTGAGCATGGCCCGCCAACCGAAGGTGATCGAGGCGGAGAGCGGGCTGGGCCGCGGCGGCGCCTGCGTCTTGGCCAACACCGAGGCCAGTGAGGCGTGATCAGCCTCGAAGTTGTCCGCGGCCTCCGCCGGTGCGGCCGAGCCGCTTTCGCTGGTGGTGTCCGTCGCGGTGCTCATGCCACGCTCTCCTTCTCCTGGTCGGACCGCTGCTGGTCGGTGGTCGGGGCCCCACCGGCGGGCGCGCCGGACGGGGTGGATCGGCCGGGCCCGGTGGGCTTGCCGGTCAGGGACAGGAAGACCTCGTCGAGGCTGGGCTGGCCGAGCGAGAAGTCGTCCACGGTGATCCCGTCGGCGGCCAGCTCGCCCAGGGCCGCCGCCGCGCGCTCCGCCGGGCCGAGCGCGCCCTCGTCCGGCAGCAGCCTGGCGGTCAACGAGACCGGGTCGGAGTCCAGCGCGACCTCCGTGCCCAGCCGCCTGGACAGCACCTCGCGGGCCACCTCGCGCTGGTCCCGGTCGCGCAGCCGGACCCGCACCGAGCCCGCGCCGACCGAGGACTTGAGCTCGCCCGGGGTGCCCTCGGCGATCACCCGGCCCGTGTCGATCACCGCGATCCGGTCGGCCAACTGGTCGGCCTCGTCCAGATACTGGGTGGTGAGCAGCACCGTGGTGCCCTGGGCGACCACGGCGCGCACGATGTCCCACACCTGGTTGCGGCTGCGCGGGTCGAGGCCCGTGGTCGGCTCGTCGAGGAAGAGCAGATCGGGGGTGTTGAGGATGCTGGCGGCGATGTCCACCCGCCGCCGCATGCCGCCGGAGTAGTTCTTCACCTGCTTGTCGGCCGCCTCGGTCAGGCCGAACGCCTCAAGCAGCTGGGCGGCGCGGATCCGGGCCGCCGGCTTGCGGTGGCCGAGCAGCCGCCCCAGCAGGATCAGGTTCTCCGCGCCGGTGAGGTCCTCGTCGACCGAGGCGTACTGCCCGGTCAGACTGACCCGCGAGCGCACCGCGTCCGCCTCCCGCAGCACGTCGTGCCCGAACACCCTGGCCTCGCCGCCGTCCGGGCGGAGCAGCGTGGCCAGCATCCGCACGGTGGTGGTCTTGCCGGCGCCGTTCGGCCCGAGCACCCCGTAGACGCTGCCGGCCGGTACGGCCAGATCGACGCCGTCCACGGCGCGCAGGGCGCCGAAGGTCTTGACGAGACCGGACGACTCGATCGCCAACCCGTCGTTGCGCTCACTCATCACAATCCTTTCACCTGGGAGAACGCTGAGGTAGACCGTTCGGGCGAGGAGAACTCATCGCCCTGCGGTCGAAATTTCGTTCGGTTTTTGAGGTCGCCAGGGTAACCCCTGGGGCGACGGCTTCACGCAGCCGCTCGGCGACCGCTCAGGCGGTGTAGGGCCGGAGCCGTTTGGCCTCGCGCAGGGCCAGACCCCACCACACCAGCTCGTCCAACATCGCCGAAGCCGCGCTGACCTGGGCCGGGGTGCCGCAGAGACCGGAGACGTCGATGCCCACCTCGTCCCGCATCGTGACGGTACGCAGCTCCACGAAGACACAGCGCAGCGCCGCCACCGCCAACTGCCCCCTGGCGCGGAGCCCGTAGGAGACGAAACCGACCGGTTTCGCGTGCCACTCGTCGTAGGCGTAGTCGATGGCCTGCTTGAGGGCGGCCGGATACCCCGCGTTGTACTCGGGGGTCACCACCACAAAGCCCTCGGCCCGCTCGATCGCGCCAGCGAACCGGCACATCTCCGCCGTCGGCTCCTCGGGGAACCGCTCGGGGAACGAGAAGTCCAGCAGGTCCAGCACCTCGACCTCGACATCGTCCCGCTCCCGCACCACCCCGGCGAACCAGTCGCCCACCGCGGAGCCGACCCGTCCCTCACGGGTGCTGCCGATCAGCAGTGCCAACCGCAGCGGAGCGACGGCCACAGCCACCTCGGTCACCTCCCCCGGGAAACGC
This region includes:
- a CDS encoding pectate lyase family protein — protein: MRRTSARFKLASAVAVTAAVATIGGLTAATGTANEPADVSPLVVGSPTGFGAGATGGAGGDVVSVSTADQLIDAANSDGPLQIEVNGTISVSSMVRVSSDKSIVGAGSGATIQGSGLNIRQADNVIVQNLRFANSNDDGINVEYSTNVWIDHNDFTNPNDGALDIKRASTGITVSWNHTYDSDKNMLLGHSDDNGSEDIGKLNVTYHHNWFDGVNQRNPRVRFGDPVHVYNNYYNNIGSYGVASTEDAGVLVEANYFENTDDPFHLGEAASGPGSIVARDNHFVNSGSGEAGGSVSGIPYGYSPDSAADVKSIVTGGAGVGQL
- a CDS encoding ABC transporter permease, with product MSTATDTTSESGSAAPAEAADNFEADHASLASVLAKTQAPPRPSPLSASITFGWRAMLKIKHVPEQLIDVTIFPIMMTLMFTYLFGGALAGSTSEYLQFLLPGIMVMSVVMTTMYTGVAVNTDIAKGVFDRFRTLPVWRPSAMVGYLLGDVLRYSLASVVILALGLVLGYRPDGGPVGVVLGILLLVGFSFAFSWVWTMFGLLLRSEKSVMGVSMMVLFPASFLSNIMVSPDTMPGWLQGFVDVNPITHVVAAVRGLMDGNVEMGELAWVAVATALLIGVFGTLTMRLYNRK
- a CDS encoding NADPH-dependent FMN reductase, yielding MAVAVAPLRLALLIGSTREGRVGSAVGDWFAGVVRERDDVEVEVLDLLDFSFPERFPEEPTAEMCRFAGAIERAEGFVVVTPEYNAGYPAALKQAIDYAYDEWHAKPVGFVSYGLRARGQLAVAALRCVFVELRTVTMRDEVGIDVSGLCGTPAQVSAASAMLDELVWWGLALREAKRLRPYTA
- a CDS encoding DUF2277 domain-containing protein; the encoded protein is MCRSIKTLRAPVTPDVRDEDIRAAALQYVRKVSGFRAPAAHNQAVFDQAVADVTAATQHLLAHLEVRGSGGGASRE
- a CDS encoding ATP-binding cassette domain-containing protein; its protein translation is MSERNDGLAIESSGLVKTFGALRAVDGVDLAVPAGSVYGVLGPNGAGKTTTVRMLATLLRPDGGEARVFGHDVLREADAVRSRVSLTGQYASVDEDLTGAENLILLGRLLGHRKPAARIRAAQLLEAFGLTEAADKQVKNYSGGMRRRVDIAASILNTPDLLFLDEPTTGLDPRSRNQVWDIVRAVVAQGTTVLLTTQYLDEADQLADRIAVIDTGRVIAEGTPGELKSSVGAGSVRVRLRDRDQREVAREVLSRRLGTEVALDSDPVSLTARLLPDEGALGPAERAAAALGELAADGITVDDFSLGQPSLDEVFLSLTGKPTGPGRSTPSGAPAGGAPTTDQQRSDQEKESVA
- a CDS encoding alpha/beta fold hydrolase, with amino-acid sequence MNVVRPFVGRIAGPAERTLLVIHGGPDWDHGYLLDPLREWAGERQVLLPDLRGCGRSPGGLPPEQYTPDAVVLDLLALLDSLPVEQVDLLGFSYGGLLAQRLALAAPERFRCLVVASSSVLPVPADAWDDWPERAALRAAEARVWAEGRWDGPALTRAAALAGAPANVWRAEALPRYREVLARVRFTAEWLGPFRAGLLPPARPDDAARRLAASGPPVRLLHGRQDMVFPAALAEEAARLIPGARVAILDEAGHMAHIDQPAAWLAALSQHLS
- a CDS encoding DUF885 domain-containing protein, producing MSHSTPRIIADAYVETLADLDPSVGSSLGIRPGQDALPDFSPEGLDAVADAQRATLGELDAAEAAAGGSEQLPEGERRAARLLRERLTAALDLHDAGDDLRQVRNLFSPVSQLRSTLLQMPTETADDWAVIARRLRNTPAALTRYTEGLTAGIDRGLTVAPRQALVLAGQLGEWLDSDWYGTFAAGGPEALRPELDRAATEVDAALDGVRRFLTDTYVPAAEGTPDAVGRERYLRGARSWTGAQLDLDDAYAYGWSEFHRLREEMRHVAERILPGESTLAVMRHLDRNGEVVEGVDRIRDWLQALMDRAIGELDGTHVDLAEPVRRVESMIAPPGSAAAPYYTRPSLDFARPGRTWLPTRGETSFPTWQLVSIWYHEGVPGHHLQLAQWVYVADRLSKFQASLGSVSATTEGWALYAERLMDELGFLADPAHRLGYLSAQMMRSVRVIVDIGMHLGLRIPAGESFHPGERWTPELATEFFARYTGCAASFTDSEIVRYLGLPGQAISYKLGERAWLAGREAARRRAGAAFDAKSWHMAALSLGSLGLDDLTDELAAL
- a CDS encoding ATP-binding protein — translated: MFDQLIGREHAAAVLRAEIARAGSSHGGLVLVAGEAGIGKTTLVTGAAREAGQEGFLVLGGACWDADNAPGYWPWTQVVRALRRAASAEEWTAIEEAAGPELDALLTEARLPAELDAEDDDPDGFALSDAVTTALVTVSQRRPVLVVLDDLHWADSASLRLLRFAAQHTWFERVLLVATYRDAEVDPSADEQLGHPLWDTMTPLLSKATTLVLTGLGPDEVATLISRTVGREAEPTLVAEVHRRTGGNPFFVEQTARLWHSGGAVTSIPPGVRDAVRRRVGLLPPAVVTMLAQAAVLGREFHRQVLAASLATPAARADRLLEAAVTARLVVQRGAGRFAFAHDLVRETLYEALDADESRRRHAAVVRALDQQPALAERVVPADLARHAHLAGDEVAPAHALTLLSAAAREATARLAFDEANGHRRRAYELTGAVDPRRRVVLGLELAEGLLQADRWDEAWSYFQKVIDEARAVDDAMLLARLALTLHQSRAARRDPVAGLLPSLLTETHRRLLPGDPPAPDDPADPATQDRLARALAVRVAVLARRGQDDDALAFGLSARHEAIWGPGSAAERATLTQEMITVGRRSGDVELEHFARSLRWVALLELGDPEYLRELGAFQGIVRREAQPQYQLSGRIDLAIVRTLQGEFAESQELEAAAGALVAEMPRNRWYERFIQHLRWSRLMLRGRFRELDELLGELPSTGYPHLELLEGVTAAQRGDAETVCRVLAAADGGERYPRHMRWLWLRFLAQGTALLGDRERCLQARREVAPFADQWSVSLYGFDVSGPVALWIAELDAALGDWGRAVDGFARAALSADWLRARPWAAEARVRQAEALLARNEPDDRAEATELLRVVADEAEALGLEQVAERVMAAREGRAGVERRAAAEAEFRFEGTVWTLRFAGRTVRLPDAKGLRDLRELLARPGSDISAVRLLNPAGGETLAAARSLGGDPVLDDTAKAAYRRRLTQLDAEIDRAAERGDEAAATALGDERAALLDELRVAAGLGGRTRRLGDEAERARKTVTARIRDTLRRLDDKHPELAAHLRAAVATGATCGYHPKDGVAWRL